From Pirellulaceae bacterium:
TAAGGCAAGAGCCCCATGAAACGCGCCCGTTTGATGGCCCGCGTTACTGCTCGCTGACTTACTGCTGAGCAACCCGTTTTGCGCCGAACGACGATCCGACCGTGTCGATTGACCAATTTCTTGAGCAGATCAACGTCCTTATAGTCGACGAACATCGGACGGGGCCGTTTGCCATCGACGAAAATCGGATCCTTCTTCTTTGCTTTCGTTCGGGCGCGCGCCTTTCGTCGCGAGCGAACCGGTCGTTTCTTAAAGGCCATGTAGGTTTTGTCCTGACAATCTATCCGCGGGTTAATGAGCGATTAACTGCAATCCCGAAATTATATCCGTTTGGCAAGGGTACGCAAGTGCAGGCGGCAAACGGTTCTGGCGCTGGAAACTTCTAGGTGAAGCTGCGGTGAAGCTGCGGTGAAGCTCCACTGTCGTTAAGCAGGCCGGGTGCCAGCGAGGCCGGGTGCCAGCGAGGCCGGGTTCAGTTTTCGTATTTTAAGCCGCCTACGCCGCTCTCCTGGAGGGATCGGGCTCTGGCAGCAGGATCGGGTTCTGGCAGCAGAATCGGGTTCTCTGAATTAACCAAAGTGCCTGGCCAGAGTTTCTTTACTCGGCGGCGGGGTGATGAGCGAAACGACAATCATCGTGATCAACGAGCAAATGAAGATCAGCACAACTG
This genomic window contains:
- the rpsR gene encoding 30S ribosomal protein S18, which translates into the protein MAFKKRPVRSRRKARARTKAKKKDPIFVDGKRPRPMFVDYKDVDLLKKLVNRHGRIVVRRKTGCSAVSQRAVTRAIKRARFMGLLPYVGD